A genomic region of Anopheles coustani chromosome 3, idAnoCousDA_361_x.2, whole genome shotgun sequence contains the following coding sequences:
- the LOC131259491 gene encoding trypsin alpha-3-like has product MKAFFLLSLFVAGALAGVEEDIWLSKQVRVDGGNQADYNGRIVGGSVVPISQFPYQLSLRSNGAHICGASVISGNWALSAAHCTFPMPNVNSISFRGGSASRTAGGVIFQAAQIINHPQYSSANLNNDVCVIRITTSFVGANISPIRLVASGTNFAAGTNSVVSGWGLTAPGGALPVDLRAVNIPVVAQATCSSAWGAGRITATMVCAGAPGRDSCNGDSGGPLVTGGAQFGIVSWGAVQCGGNLPGVYANVGNAGVRSFISQHTGV; this is encoded by the exons ATGAAGGCCTTCTTCCTCCTGTCGCTGTTTGTGGCCGGCGCTCTAGCCGGTGTCGAGGAGGACATCTGGCTGTCCAAGCAGGTCCGCGTCGATGGAGGAAACCAAGCCGATTACAATGGCCGCATCGTCGGTGGTTCGGTTGTACCGATCAGCCAGTTCCCGTACCAGCTGTCGCTTCGTTCGAACGGAGCGCACATTTGCGGTGCTTCTGTCATCTCCGGCAACTGGGCTCTGTCCGCTGCTCACTGCACCTTCCCCATGCCCAACGTCAACTCT atcTCTTTCCGTGGTGGCAGTGCCAGCCGTACCGCTGGAGGTGTAATCTTCCAGGCTGCACAGATCATCAACCACCCGCAGTACAGCAGCGCTAACCTGAACAACGATGTGTGTGTCATCCGTATCACCACCTCGTTCGTCGGAGCAAACATCTCCCCGATCCGCCTGGTCGCCAGTGGAACCAACTTCGCTGCCGGTACGAACAGCGTCGTCTCTGGTTGGGGTCTTACCGCTCCCGGAGGAGCTCTCCCGGTTGATCTGCGTGCCGTTAACATTCCGGTCGTTGCCCAGGCTACCTGCAGCTCTGCTTGGGGTGCTGGACGTATTACTGCCAC CATGGTTTGCGCTGGTGCTCCAGGTCGCGACTCTTGCAACGGTGATAGCGGTGGCCCGTTGGTCACTGGAGGTGCCCAGTTCGGTATCGTCTCGTGGGGTGCTGTGCAGTGCGGTGGAAACCTGCCAGGAGTTTACGCCAACGTCGGTAACGCCGGAGTTCGCagcttcatctcgcagcataccGGAGTTTAA
- the LOC131259489 gene encoding trypsin delta-like yields the protein MRVALLSFGLLCLLKCSVGQSQNFFDFFFDIENKRQNGRIVGGAAVTIAKYPYIVSIRRNTVHICAGSVISTYYAVTCAHCTYTMSIPQVTIYGGSTSRNTGGKQFKVTEIVVHPNFDTDTIDNDISVLRVSTPFVPNTNIAPVSLVAADYSYPNGAIAYVAGWGRITIGNSPSSLSASLRAVNIPFVDDVSCQNLWSNKDLTDSMVCAGIKGRDACIGDSGGPLVVASPTNANVNLLAGIVSWGSSACGSEYPGVYTKINAPAIRSFLAAYV from the exons ATGAGGGTGGCGTTACTGTCCTTCGGTTTATTGTGCCTGCTAAAGTGTTCGGTAGGACAATCGCAAAACTTTTTTGATTTCTTCTTCGATATTGAGAACAAGCGTCAAAATGGGCGTATCGTCGGTGGTGCAGCTGTGACGATTGCCAAGTACCCGTACATTGTGTCCATACGGCGCAATACGGTTCATATCTGTGCTGGTTCTGTCATTTCGACCTATTATGCTGTAACATGCGCACATTGTACGTACACAATGTCTATACCTCAA GTGACCATTTACGGTGGATCTACTAGTAGGAACACGGGTGGAAAGCAGTTTAAGGTTACTGAAATCGTCGTCCATCCGAACTTTGATACAGATACTATTGATAACGACATATCAGTGTTGCGAGTGTCAACTCCATTCGTTCCTAACACCAATATTGCCCCGGTGTCGCTGGTCGCAGCAGACTATAGCTACCCCAATGGAGCTATCGCATACGTGGCAGGATGGGGCCGAATAACTATAGGCAATTCTCCATCTTCCTTATCCGCTTCGCTAAGGGCCGTGAACATACCGTTCGTTGATGACGTATCGTGCCAAAACCTGTGGTCGAACAAAGATCTCACCGATTC GATGGTATGTGCCGGCATAAAAGGGCGTGACGCATGCATTGGTGATAGTGGTGGTCCGCTGGTGGTGGCTAGTCCTACCAATGCCAATGTAAACCTCTTGGCTGGTATTGTTTCCTGGGGTTCGAGTGCGTGTGGCAGCGAATATCCTGGAGTATATACTAAGATAAATGCCCCGGCCATCCGAAGCTTTTTGGCTGCTTATGTATGA
- the LOC131259973 gene encoding trypsin-7-like, protein MDLNIWLKYNSRLPGYSVQIPSFISDNFKSAKIVGGRDARIEEFPYQLSLRRSNVHACGASVIALRWALSAAHCTYPQPDLNTLTLRAGSENRLFGGTIYNVVQIHTHPRYSDYTMEYDVSVLLAGADFVGQFITAVVLPPATSGFAPGTMANATGWGLQSVPNSLPIQLQWVSLPLISNEECRTHWPSDWITEDMLCASQSGRDTCNGDSGGPLVINGYQMGVSSWGTSDCTGNLPAIFASTAHPNIRNFIQQYSGV, encoded by the exons ATGG ATTTAAATATTTGGCTTAAGTACAATAGCCGTCTACCTGGATATTCTGTACAGATACCTTCGTTTATTTCGGATAACTTCAAGAGTGCCAAGATTGTTGGTGGAAGAGATGCTCGTATCGAAGAATTTCCCTATCAATTATCATTACGTCGCAGTAATGTGCATGCCTGCGGGGCATCGGTTATTGCTTTGAGATGGGCGCTTTCAGCCGCACATTGTACTTACCCACAGCCAGATCTCAACACG TTGACGCTGCGTGCTGGAAGCGAAAATCGTTTATTCGGAGGAACTATCTACAATGTAGTGCAAATCCATACTCATCCTAGATATAGCGACTACACGATGGAATACGACGTTAGTGTTTTACTAGCAGGAGCAGATTTTGTCGGTCAGTTTATAACCGCCGTAGTGCTACCGCCAGCAACTAGCGGATTCGCTCCAGGAACCATGGCCAACGCTACCGGATGGGGTCTGCAAAGCGTTCCTAACTCTCTACCGATACAACTGCAGTGGGTAAGCCTTCCGTTGATTAGCAACGAAGAATGTCGCACACACTGGCCATCTGACTGGATAACCGAAGA CATGCTGTGTGCTAGTCAATCCGGTCGCGACACGTGCAACGGAGATAGCGGTGGTCCACTGGTCATAAACGGATACCAGATGGGTGTTTCCTCTTGGGGTACATCAGATTGCACCGGTAATTTACCAGCTATTTTCGCGAGCACCGCACATCCAAATATACGCAACTTTATACAGCAATACTCGGGGGTGTAA
- the LOC131259487 gene encoding chymotrypsin-1-like has translation MRLLFLLALVIGGVACATIDQHYYYSRQPALFRLLMKYGLWPTNRMMNFERPAVDLTAPTPFIYGGESASIESYPYQLSLRLEGTHICGASVIAAQWALTAAHCLDQEIYPTGITLRGGTPHRLAGGYIFHTDQYFLHPKFDGKTLDYDVAVVHVKESFLIDPIQAVFMADTNTIYPIPSAATVTGWGLSEEGFSPVILQSLQVYIQPSALCMTAWIDQPTDRMLCASGGAIGKEVCYGDSGGPLVLNGVQIGIVSWGSPSTCAINEPAIYTSLTNDEVRAFIKITTGI, from the exons ATGCGTCTGTTGTTTCTATTGGCTCTTGTTATTGGTGGTGTAGCCTGTGCAACTATCG AtcaacattattattattcacgACAACCGGCGTTATTTCGCTTGTTGATGAAGTATGGTCTATGGCCAACAAACCGAATGATGAACTTCGAACGACCAGCAGTGGATTTAACGGCCCCCACGCCATTCATTTACGGCGGAGAGTCCGCATCAATCGAAAGCTACCCATATCAGCTCTCGCTTCGCCTCGAGGGAACACACATTTGTGGTGCCTCGGTCATAGCCGCACAGTGGGCCTTAACTGCCGCTCATTGCTTAGATCAGGAAATATACCCGACTGGT ATTACGTTACGTGGAGGCACACCACATCGTCTGGCCGGCGGGTATATTTTTCACACTGATCAATACTTTCTCCACCCAAAGTTTGACGGAAAAACTCTGGATTACGATGTAGCCGTGGTGCACGTAAAGGAAAGCTTCTTAATTGATCCAATTCAAGCAGTTTTTATGGCGGACACCAATACCATATACCCCATTCCGTCGGCCGCAACAGTAACTGGCTGGGGATTGTCCGAAGAAGGTTTTTCGCCGGTAATTCTCCAATCGCTTCAAGTTTATATTCAACCTTCTGCACTGTGCATGACGGCGTGGATTGATCAACCTACGGATCG TATGCTTTGTGCCAGTGGTGGAGCTATTGGCAAGGAAGTATGTTACGGCGATAGTGGAGGACCACTTGTGCTGAATGGGGTTCAAATAGGGATAGTTTCTTGGGGTTCTCCTTCAACATGTGCCATCAACGAACCGGCAATATATACGTCCCTAACAAATGACGAGGTGCGCGCATTTATTAAGATAACTACTGGGATCTGA